In Oreochromis niloticus isolate F11D_XX linkage group LG22, O_niloticus_UMD_NMBU, whole genome shotgun sequence, the sequence GCAACAACATAGGGAACAATGTCTATTAATAAtgtattttaaatgctttattatttAGCAGTTTAAAGAGCTCTACAGGTTTTCTTGGTAATTATGTTTTTATCTCTgtgcattttttaattaatttatcttCTGGATCagcttcatgttttgtttttttactttaatgtaTTTTCCCAAAATCTTTAGTAGCATAATCTGCATTGGTGACAATATTAATTTATGTCTTGGTAATATAACAAAATATCCTTAACTTGAAATTGTTTATGTGCTCTccattaattatttattatggTCTACTTTAGTGATTGCTGTTTCTATTTGTTACTAGAAGGTGAAACAGCGACATCTTGTGGCCATACTGAAATTATGCCCCTGTTTTCCTCTTTATTTAGATCAGCATCAGTTTGGTTTCATCACTAGTCACAGACTTTTAAAGAACTGGGATTAACTCGTTAACCTCATTAGCTTAACTTTGTTCTCTGCAAGTAATTATTTCAAAATGCTTTCAgacattttatgtgtttttgagtAAAGACAGGATTGTTTGAGAACTGCTAGCTTCACTttttataaagacaaaaacagaaacctCAGTTTTTCTTTGCTCGAGTTTTTCACAGACAGATTTTGGCAtcgttgttgtttttctctcctcctctcagcgGCTGTATTTAAACTTCTAAAACCAAGACAAGCACAGCTGTGTCACTCAGAGGGGGGATGTAATGTGCTGGTACGTCGTCTTTGAGATTATGGGTCCTGTTTCCAAACTCACATGTTTAGCTGAGAAACAGCATCTGCTGAAGACGACTCAAAGTGCAAACTGCTGTGGTTTCaacaataaaagacagaaaaactgcAGCACAGATGGAGCAAAGATGCTTCCGATTATGAAACAAACAGCCCTGAAAGGCCTGCCAGCAGCTCAGCTCAGACATCTGAGGACGCTCAGCCTTCAGGTTCAAACTCTGTgttctgacctttgacctccaaCAATGTTTTTAAAGCCAGAATTATTATGTAAACCTTCTCAGAGAAGACAGGAAGCCTGAGGAGGCTctggtggtgatgatggtgtGGAGACACTAAAGACTAAAACATGCCTGTAACTCGAAAGCAGCTGGTTCAAATCCCAGCTGTGccccaaaaacacacaaacaagttaaaacttttttaaagcTTCATTTATAGTCAACATTACATTCTAGTGTTTATTAAGACAACATGTGACAGGGTCACatcaaaattacaaaaacattcacacaatcaaaatcaagtcaaaaaataataattacgTAGAAACTAGTCTCACAGTCTTCAGTCGCGCGCTCGCCGGACGGCTGATTTAACCCATGAAAAGTCCGCCTGACAAAGAAAGACGAGTCCTGATGTGTTGGTATTCTCgttaaactgaaaacatttgtcatatgaaatgaaatgtttatAGAGAAACTGCACCTGTCACTTCGATGCTGGCTCCGGTGATGTACTGAGAGTCGTCCGAGGCGAGGAAGGCGCAGACATCAGCGACCTCTGGAGGACGCAAAGAGACGATCAGCTGatctttttaataaattaactttagtttgttttatgAGGCCATGCAAACGTTCACCTTCATGCTACCAACATTCTCTGAGTTACAGCTGTCACGGAGCACCAGCTGGGCTGAAATTATGCATTTTTCAATATGCATAatttttttcagcatttttgaGCCCTCTAAACTTTTTGTTCAGaattgaaaaacacatttgtttgaAAAACTTCAACTCGTCAATTGTTTTGTTCCCCGCTGTGAGTGTCACAGTGTAAACTCTAAAACTGCATCATCCTAATGAAGCAGTGTAACAGAAACAGATGTTTGATCTGTTTCTCGTTATTCTCTGAGAAAAACGCAAAAAAGTGAATTTTGGCTGTATTTTGAACGGTTGTTTCAGCGTGTGTGACACAGTTTCAGTGTGACTCCTGTTTTCTAACACAGTCCTATTTTACCACTCGTTAAAGTGGCTGATGACTCTAAAATGCAGAAACACTGATGTTCTCATGTTCCATATATATGTTTGGACAAATCACACTCATCTAACAGCTTTAGGTTCATTTAAACGCAGCTGGCGTCGGTGTGGCCGGAGCAGAAGGACACATGTATGAATCTGATGTCCTGGATGAAGAGTGACAGTGAAAAGCATCAGTGATGTGAAACTGACCTGCTGGCTCGCCCATCCTTCCCAGAGGCACCAAGGACTCgatctgaaacacaaacatggctGCAGCTTCACTGAGGAgcagaaagtaaataaatatgttgGCAGCTTTGTTTCAGTCACGATATTTTTATGAGTTTTTATGATATTTAACAGCTCGCTGCAGTGATCCGACTCcatgaaaatgttttgaaaaaaggaaaaaactaaaataatcaaatgttttattttagcttCACGTCACATTCAGCaggtacctgtgtgtgtgtgtgtgtgtgtgtgtgttgtacctTGCTAATAACCTTCTCTGGCACTTTATCTGTCATTGGAGTCGTAATGAACCCCGGCAGCACGCAGTTACAGCGAATCCCAAACCTGGAGGGAGAGAGGCGGAGACACAGGTGAGTTTCCGGTCAGCTCATGCGCCTCGCTGCATCACTTTATTTTACCTGCTGAGCTCTTTGGCGGCGGTCCTTGTTAAACCCTCGACTCCAGCTTTAGAGGCAGCGTAGTTAGCCTGACCGATGTTTCCTACCTgcaaacaacaaccacaacacagacatgAGACCCCATAAACCATAATGGACCCGCAGAGAGAGGAACACCTGCAGTGGTTTTTAAAGATGCTTCTGGAATACAATATCTTTCATGcgtcttttactttgaaaacttCAAGGCAACAAAAACTCAGACATCATCTGCAGGATCATGTACTGCACTTCTACCTGAAGCCAGCACaaacacaagatccaattctgAGTTGGagcttttatttacacaaatatatcaattaagatgtaaaaataaaatgtaaatacaattAATTTCAAACAGATGTGAAGAAACTCAAAAAAAGTCAAGCAGGAAAATAAACTGACACTGAAACTGCCGCGACTCGATCGTCTCACAGGACACTGAATGCATCTCAACTAAAGCAGAGCTGCAGGACGAGTCACTGCTGAGACTTCAGTCTGCTGTCAGCTCAGCTTCATTCTCAGAGTAAAAAATAAGAGTTTCATTAATAATGTGCAGGTTTGGAACCAGAGACATAAACAGGACAGTTTATACAGAACTGTAAACTCAAAGCCTGCCTACAGGTTTATGTTCGGGTGCTTTTTTACTtctgtgtgtgtaaacagaataatgatgagattttttttctgtctttaattctttttgttattttattttctccctTTAAATTAAACTAAAGAACAAAAATCTCCAACTTTGactcatttttttatgtttctgtacaAAACTGTGACCCAAACTGCGCCTGCTCATATCTCACCTTTCCCACGATGCTGCCCACAGTAATGATGGATCCTTTGGGCGCTCCACAGGCCACCAGAGCCTGAGCGACCGCCTGAGTGATCAAGAATGAGCCCTGGGAGAGAAAAATGAATCCTTTCACTCTGATCTAACACAAgattcaaatatatttttaccTGTGAGCTCGAGTGGATTTAATCACTAAcaggaaacaaataaacagcCCGTCACTGTTCTGTCTCTCAGTCGTCTCtcagcctgcagtgtgagatgGAGGAGAAGCTGCCAGGTGTCAGCACCGCCTACCTTCAGGTTGATCTGGATGACTTTATCAAACTGCTCCTCCTCCATGTTGAGCAGGAAGTCGTCCTGAGTGATGCCGGCTGCGTTCACGCACACCGAGGGAGGCTGGAAGTACCGAGTCTGCAGGAGGAACGAGCTTACGttaaagaaggaggaggaggaaaagacgAACACGCAGCAGGAGCGTTGTTCTCACCTGCACACTCGTTACCAGCTTCTTGATGCTCTCTTTAGACGACACGTCCACTACAGCCGCCATGTGGACCTGCCCTCTGAGGTCGCTCTGCAGACTCCCCAGCGTCTCATTGGCCGACTCCTCGCTGAGGTCAGCGATCACCACGGAGGCGCCCTCAGAGGCCAAACGCTGGCACACCGCCCGCCCGATCCCACTGCCTCCACCTGGGTGGGAAGAGAGGAGCGTGAAGTCAGAGcaggagcagagaggaggaaacAGCAGCCTGAGACGGTGCTGTCTGAGGCATCAGGAGCTCAGGATGTttctgaaatgaaaacaaaaaaaagtcaccaCAAAAACATCTGGACTAGAGTTAGTTGTGAAAACACGACTGCAGGGCTCTCAGGTCCACTCAAAGCTTCCTGCTCTGATTAAACATCCACATTTAATAGTTTAGGAGCTGCTGATGTGCTGCCTGCCTGGAAATGAAtgtttctgatgtttgtgtttcctgttttaaaatgaaaggtTGGGATTTACTACAAATGACTTAAACATGAGGAGCAAAGGACAGGAAACTAACCTGAGctacaataaaaacattatCTCCACTAAAACACAATATGAACTCACATTTTCTCCACAGGTGAAATTTATTATGCATCAGATGTCGAGCTGGAGCCTAAATTTTAATCTCTTTATAACCTGCAAGCAGCCTAAACTCTGAATAATTAATTAGTgtgcattaaaaataatgtaTTGTTATCTTTGGGAATATCTGGTAGAGAAACTGACCGGAAGAAGGAGTGGGCTATATGAACGATCCTTTCGCCTTTCCTGTCGTCAGTTTATTCCACGGCAACAATAACCGAGCTGCACAGATGCGTCTAATTATATATGAATCAGCTGCTGCTGAATACTTTCAAAAGCTTCACATGATACAAAATAAATCTCCTTAGTTTGAACGTCAGTCTGAAACTTCACAGCTCCTCTGAAGTCGCAGAGAAGTTTAAGAGCGAGTTTCCTTCAGCTGCGGAGATAACGGAGAAAACCTCTCCCGGTTTAACGGAGCAAAAACATCTGAGACAAAAAGATGTTTATTTCTCTGTGAATGATctgtaataaaaacataaactaACCGGTGACCAGCGTCAACCTTGAAATGAGCCTTGTGGCAGCCGCCATGACAGTTTGCTGTTGTTGTAGTTTCAGGTTTGTCCATCAGGCGGCGATAAAAACGAGAAAACCCAACATCATcagtaaaagaataaaagcCAATAcaggcattttattttgaaatcgaTACCGGTGTTGGGCCAAAAAGTGACCGTCTATCAAAAATGTTGTGtatgttttttatgtgtaatgtCTTTACCTAAAATGTCAAATAGACTGTAGTCAACAGGATTTACACAGCGGTTCTatctaaaaacaaataaatgccCTGTTTTTTAGGCATCTTTATGACTTTATGATTATTGTTTCTACATTATGATCAAGCCAAACTTTTGGCcacttaaatatctttacagaACTGTTGTGttatatttgttgttctttCACCCTTAACAAAGACATTTCCTTCATAACATATGTTTCACAGATTCTAGTCTAACATGTCATTTACAGCTGTTTAAATACCAGCGATCACTGAGAAGGGTCTAacactgcagccactgtggaGCGCCACAGAAAGCGGAAACACGTCACCACCACGGTAGGCAGAAACACGTGACGTGACTTGCAAAGATACAGTGGAAACCGCGCAAGTGGATCGTAAAGGTTGGAACAGAGTCATTCACCGTTAGTAGGAATCAACTAGTCCGCTTACACTGATCATGCGTtacaacatttaaatatttaaaacggtcatttttaaacttgtaatttttttcgtgctccatggcagagaaacacagataTGTTTGTTTCCTGGCTCTGGTTTAAGTAAGAGAGCTGGAGTCTTTAAACCACATTATGCATTAAAATATGATTTATTGTTGGCATCAGAGATGGAAAGAAACGAAGTagaaatactttgttactgtactttaGTAGACTTCTGgggtatctgtactttacttcGCTACTTTTTTGTGCCTACTTTCTACTTTTACTTTACCTTACTTTATACTTTTGTACTTTACGTATGTTTTGGAGCCTGTACTTTTTACTTCCACTTGAGTAAAAACATGAGTCAATACTTTTACTAGAGTATTTTTAAACAGAGGTATCtatacttttacttgagtaaagaaaaatgtgttcttttGACACCTATATAACGGTCACtttcaaatgtatttgttttttggttcTTATTGAACAAATTCACTTCACTACTTTTCACTGTCTGTAACATCAATGTAAATTGGTCCATTTACTGCACATTGCactttattcatgtattttattGCCCAGATTTTAGTTAGCCTTTATTAAATTGTATGTCAGTACATACATATGTCTCAAATAAAAGTATCTTGTAAAGTATCTTTTTGTAAAGACTTTTCTCCCCAAATCTATTGCATGTTAAGTGTAACAtgttatttctgctgaaaactaaactgtattttttacatGCAAAATGTTCTTATCTCATAATTTCAACTTAATCTGTTGTCTAGTATATTTTCTCTGCTCCGTCAATGTGGTCAAAACGCAATGTAATTTTCGCTATTAAAGTCGAAGTCACACGTTTCCACCTACTGTGGAGCTCCACACCTTACAGTGGCTGAAGCCAGGTGCTCTTGTGGTTGCCACAATACCGGAAGTATTTACATGTGGCAGGATACCAGTGGTGTAATTACTTATTGTGGCCACTGGAGGGCAGTCAATCTCTGTTATCAGTctcttcaattcaattttatttatacagcaccaaatcacaacaacagtcaccttaaTATACAATATAAACAATATACGTTTATATTGTAACGTAGACCctacaatcatatgaccccctatgagcaagcactttggcgacagtgggaaggaaaaactcccttttaacaggaagaaacctctggcagaaccaggctcagggaggggcggggccatctgctgcgacctgttggggtgagagaaggaagacaggataaagacatgctgtggaagagagacagagattaataacaagtatgattcaatgcagagaggtctattaacacatagtgagtgagaaagatgactgaagaagaaacactcagtgcatcagtCTACACCGCAGTGAGAACTCAGTAACGTTTATAGTTTAGAATATAGTTAATTTTCCTTATTTACTGTgtagatttatttaaatattctcaTTAAATATCTTATGATCAGTAAATCTGACACTGATGTGCTGCAGAAACCTTTAGAGGAACACACATGGTTTTGATTTACAATCGTCTTCGTCATAATtctgttgtctgtttttattcttgcaCTGTTTTTAAGTGTCTGTAATAACTCTGCAGTGAAATCCAGTCCAGCTTTTTCCTGAGAAATGAAACAGAAGTTTATCAGCAGCGTCAGCGATGTGCTGAAGTCCAGTTCACAGTGTCCTCTTTGCTCTATTTATTTTCCAAGAAGAGATCCTGTTGCCTGGTAACTTCTGACTGCTTCGTCTGGTTTTCACTTTCATCTTTCAAGGAGCTTTCATGAAAAATGAGCCAAACTAGACTAAGAGCAAAAACTAATTCTGCTGGAACAGAAAAAACACCTTAATTTACATAAACTCCAattaaaatatcacaaaaataTCTTTACATGTTTTTGTCCCAGCTGTCAGCCTCATTACTTAATACATTTAAAGGCTgatataaatatatcattaataaaatgttaataaaaggTTCAGTTTAATATTATTAAGACTCCCAAGTTAAGAATAGATTTTAAATGTGACATCAAATACTTAAATGATCTTCTGTTATTCTGGACTTTTATCTGTTGTCAAAAAAAAACTCATGTTTGGAAGTTTCAGCTGGTCTGTGGGGTtacagagagcagcaggagtGTTTGGGAGTATTAAATGGATTTTGTCAGCTTGttaccttttatttattattagtaataattattaataatcaATATAAACATTTCAGAAAATTCAGGATTTTTAATATGCAGGAAAACTGCTTGCAGCAGGATGCAGGCTGCATATGTGAGGATACATGAAGTCAGTCACTGTGAGAACATCATTCGATTTTAATGCTCAGTTCCAGTTGTGTATTGTTCCTCTCTGTGCtcgtgtgtttttaaaagtccaGATCAGGTTTAAAAAGTTCTTTCAGCAAAAGAATAAACTGCAGTTAATACTTTAATCTGCGCCTCTCTTTGATCACCAAACTGAAAActttgatgcatttttttatgttgtgtTGTTTGAACTCAGGATGTCAATAAAACGTTGCCAAAGTCGGTGAAAAGACGTCTCAGTTTATTTATGTACAGATGTTCAGGTGAAGCGATGGAGTACACAGGCTTCAGGGTTCTGACAAACTTCAGActgaaaatactttaaaaagggaaacaaaaacatGCTCCGAGGCTGTAGGTTATCTACACTTCCACAATCCCGACACGTAACCTGCCCACAAACGTTTGCTTTCAGTATGAAAagtttctcctttttaaaattcttcCTAAATAAATAATCTGCTGCAGACAAtcgattttaaaaaaacaaaaaacacaccttACCTAAAAATCACAAACTGGTTTAGTAGTACAAACAAAACGAAACAGTGCAATATCACAACACGAATCCATCGTCGGCGTGTACTCAATCAAAACAAGCTCGCCGTCTCTAACCTGCTGTAACTAAAGTTTAATCACACAGAGTAAactcaaataaaactgaaactttcAGCTGCCGTCGATCTCGAAGGCCAATTGTTTAAAGACAAACTTCTGGATTTGAAACCTCTCTGATCGGATGTTTTTGTGACTGAATTAAAGAAATCAGAGGAACAGATGTTATTGAGCACAGGACGAAACGCCCCCACAATTTATTAGCAGATTGGTCACATTAGAAAAAGCAACACGTTTACAGAGAAAAGGATGAGAAAACAGCCGACACAGAAACATTCATGCCCCTCCAACAGATGTGTGCAGATGTTCGTCAGCTCCTCTGTATCTCATGCGTTCTGAAGGTGCTTCTGTGTGCAGACCCACTTTTTCAACGCCTGCGTCAAAACTATGAAGAACGTCACGATGTCATTcgcagaaacagacacacaaacatttccCCTCTTTATCCACtcggaaaaaaaacaaaacaaacaaaaacgacTTCGCTCATGCCAGTTTCATTGTTCCCATAATGAGGGAATAAATTAGCTCCATAAAATGCTTCTTTATAAAAGAAATGTATTGAGTACTGTACACCTCGTCTATACAGCATAAAGACAGGGAGCACGGTGAGAAGGGAAAATTATCTCCAGAAATTAGACACATTCTGGCTCTAGCACCCTTATCCCTCCAACGCACGCCTCGATCTTCTTTATGTGCAGGAGATGGAGCGTCCCTCGCTCCACCCGCTGAGGCCGGTTCTTCAGGGAGGAGAGCAGGAACCTCCTTCAGGTCGGAGCTGAGCGCCGGGAACGCTTCATCTCTGCCGGGCTCGCCGGCCCTTCCTGCAGCTCCGTCAGCAGCTTTAAATCAGTTCAGTCCACTCGGGGGAGAAAAGAGTC encodes:
- the hsd17b8 gene encoding (3R)-3-hydroxyacyl-CoA dehydrogenase (The RefSeq protein has 9 substitutions compared to this genomic sequence), which produces MAVATRLISRLTLVTGGGSGIGRAVCQRFASEGASVVVADLSEESANETLGSLQSDLRGQAHTAAVVDVSSKESIKKLVTSVQTRYFQPPSVCVNAAGITQDDFLLNMEEEQLDKVIQTNLKGSFLITQAVAQALVACGAPKGSIITVGSIVGKVGNTGQANYAASKAGVEGLTRTAAKELSRFGIRCNCVLPGFITTPMTDKVPEKVISKIESSVPLGRMGEPAEVADVCAFLASDDSQYITGASIEVTGGLFMG